The Arachis hypogaea cultivar Tifrunner chromosome 16, arahy.Tifrunner.gnm2.J5K5, whole genome shotgun sequence genome contains a region encoding:
- the LOC112754779 gene encoding uncharacterized protein, giving the protein MSNEYRQLLNPETVLSIPLKKTDPVELYLPLRKLVASKYSESDAQKVESVLQTLNKCRRDMVERRGDLSLPMQRDCLIHYFKCLCMVESLFTSLSSDADPIIFVWYDAFNPKHEDGVSSQRNGIQLERAAVVFNLGAICSQIAASCDHTTALGRHLAMEAFKVAANFFFQLWKAFAPKNVVSATLDLTPLFAEFLHHVFSAQASELELQQQLNNNDASYALQQHRCALSFMSVYKLYDRAYELIPNDSAARKHVDSFDQTWVTHLYQKVTFFQEEARQRQSSILPESERPAVFSRVQSCALDHDAECVTEILVKGICRRWILGRAKFYLQQKYVDLILSEYNPFKLMKDGKLVAYPWDMPPPYPTDSAILSSSLSSSSLSDILAFLPLKKTEPLNLYESLRSYFVLKYSESVAKRVEGLLQMLHKLRNQMLREDLSLPLRRDCLIHYFKCLCMIEPFFPMNASPNPPIFVWYSAINPQRNSSQHNIHLEKASVLFNLAAVCTHIALSCDHTTIQGHCLAVDALNDALNWFSVLRLESKKACGTADLSEKYTRTGNNEIVSLKFKFPRPQCDVSSSPGYPAAAFDPLISGPLAKILVQSTAPQYFGAKMKTCPSDVTGQFLLGYCKAHTLLQGVCEAPCLDLLSEVSPVKIKDGNLVANATLEAALENMSLQETSDGYIYITWGVTAPTTN; this is encoded by the exons ATGAGCAACGAGTATCGGCAGTTGTTGAACCCGGAAACGGTGCTGTCAATCCCACTGAAGAAGACTGATCCGGTGGAGCTGTACTTGCCGTTACGAAAGTTGGTAGCCTCAAAATACTCGGAGAGCGATGCACAAAAAGTTGAAAGCGTTCTGCAAACTCTAAACAAATGCCGCAGGGACATGGTGGAGCGCAGAGGGGACCTCTCCCTTCCCATGCAACGTGACTGCCTCATCCACTACTTCAAATGTCTTTGCATGGTTGAGTCACTCTTCACCTCTCTCTCCTCCGACGCCGACCCCATCATCTTTGTCTGGTACGACGCCTTCAACCCTAAGCATGAGGACGGGGTCTCCTCACAGCGCAACGGCATCCAATTGGAGAGGGCCGCTGTTGTCTTCAACCTTGGAGCCATCTGCAGCCAGATTGCTGCCTCTTGCGACCATACCACCGCCCTTGGCCGTCACCTTGCAATGGAAGCCTTCAAAGTTGCCGCCAATTTCTTCTTCCAACTCTGGAAGGCTTTCGCTCCCAAGAACGTGGTCTCCGCCACCCTCGATTTGACTCCCCTCTTCGCGGAGTTTCTACACCACGTCTTCTCCGCTCAGGCTTCCGAGCTCGAATTACAGCAACAACTCAACAACAACGATGCCAGTTACGCTCTCCAACAACACCGATGTGCCCTATCGTTTATGTCG gtTTATAAGCTTTATGACAGAGCATATGAACTGATACCTAATGATTCGGCTGCACGGAAACATGTCGACTCTTTTGACCAAACCTGGGTAACTCATCTTTACCAGAAGGTGACATTCTTTCAGGAGGAGGCTCGTCAGAGGCAATCATCCATCCTACCCGAATCCGAGCGACCTGCTGTGTTCTCAAGGGTCCAATCTTGTGCTCTTGATCATGATGCAGAATGTGTCACTGAGATATTAGTTAAAGGGATTTGCAGGCGCTGGATATTAGGTCGCGCGAAATTCTACCTACAACAAAAATACGTTGACCTCATCCTCTCGGAGTACAATCCTTTCAAGCTTATGAAGGATGGAAAGCTGGTGGCTTACCCATGGGACATGCCTCCTCCTTATCCAACGGATTCGGCAATCCTCTCATCTTCGTTGTCTTCTTCGTCGTTGTCAGATattcttgcattccttcctttGAAGAAGACTGAGCCCTTGAATCTCTATGAGTCCCTGCGCAGTTACTTTGTCCTCAAATACTCTGAGAGCGTGGCAAAGAGAGTAGAAGGCCTCCTCCAAATGCTACACAAATTGCGCAATCAGATGCTGCGTGAAGACCTTTCGCTACCCCTTCGCCGCGACTGCCTCATCCATTATTTCAAATGCCTTTGCATGATTGAGCCTTTCTTCCCTATGAATGCCTCACCCAACCCACCTATCTTTGTTTGGTACAGTGCCATCAACCCACAACGGAACTCTTCTCAGCATAACATCCATTTGGAGAAGGCCTCTGTTCTCTTCAACCTGGCTGCCGTCTGCACCCACATTGCTCTCTCCTGCGATCATACCACCATCCAAGGCCATTGCCTTGCTGTGGACGCCTTAAATGATGCTTTAAATTGGTTCTCTGTACTGCGGTTAGAGTCTAAGAAGGCATGTGGCACGGCTGACTTGTCAGAAAAATACACCCGTACGGGAAACAatgagattgtcagcttgaaatTCAAGTTTCCTCGTCCCCAATGTGATGTATCATCATCACCTGGATATCCT GCTGCAGCTTTTGATCCGTTGATATCTGGGCCTTTAGCTAAGATTCTTGTTCAATCCACGGCACCTCAATATTTTGGGGCGAAGATGAAAACCTGCCCGAGTGACGTCACCGGACAATTTCTTTTAGGGTATTGTAAGGCTCACACCCTGCTTCAAGGGGTATGTGAAGCACCATGCTTGGACCTTCTCTCTGAGGTTAGCCCTGTCAAGATTAAGGATGGAAATCTTGTGGCCAATGCAACCTTAGAGGCGGCATTGGAGAACATGAGCTTGCAGGAGACCAGCGACGGATACATATATATTACCTGGGGGGTAACTGCACCTACTACAAATTGA
- the LOC112754781 gene encoding probable indole-3-acetic acid-amido synthetase GH3.6: MNQQPKMAEEEEVIEKLEEYTKNARHHQLETLRSILQHNAKVLYLQRFLSNLHHDLDADTFRSLVPLSSFEDYADYINHMAEHGTQHDSPLLSVDPLLGFFYSSGTATMKPKLIPYFDSSLCNDATFLAIQWTFLIRKRFFPTRPSINKILWFHHVGNITTAKCGLNVMPVSQYILQCGKVTPQEIPMVYASPSEVFVGSHADQQTYCHLLCGLRNLDLIDGIAAPYSLGLVKAFTLLESKWEQLCHDLERGFPSHEISDIAMREAVTETLGGPQPELSNRIRQICEDNGNDWSGIAHTLWRNVRYIKCVSTGIMKQYYPKVKYYAGEVPVVGGDYFASECSVGLNLDIMQPPETTRYVLFPNTAYFEFLPFNMNDETNNNVADEMFDLSSVEVGKMYEIVVTTYGGFYRYRLGDVVRILGFYNSSPEVEFVMRAPKAASEILTERDLISAIDNFQLSLRGAMMRIQIVEFASFLDQESRPKQLKVFVEVQEESDFMEDKQEESIRTLRSCITSLEGSLGALYKVEKVKGQLGNLMVFILRPGAFDKLYEVAIRNGTPASQYKPPKILRNHEIVSVLEKYSLCHIR, translated from the exons ATGAATCAGCAACCAAAAATGGCAGAGGAGGAGGAAGTCATAGAGAAGCTTGAAGAGTACACCAAGAACGCAAGGCATCACCAACTTGAGACTCTACGCTCAATCCTTCAACACAATGCAAAAGTGCTCTATCTCCAACGATTTCTCTCTAATCTTCATCATGATCTTGATGCTGATACTTTCAGAAGTTTGGTTCCTTTGTCTTCCTTTGAAGATTATGCTGACTACATCAACCATATGGCAGAACATGGAACACAACATGATTCTCCTCTTCTCTCTGTTGATCCTCTTCTTGGCTTCTTTTACAG CTCTGGAACTGCCACCATGAAACCAAAATTGATTCCTTATTTTGATTCAAGTCTTTGCAATGATGCCACCTTTCTAGCTATCCAATGGACCTTTCTTATTCGTAAGAG GTTCTTTCCTACAAGGCCTTCAATCAACAAGATCCTTTGGTTCCACCATGTTGGCAACATCACTACCGCGAAATGCGGCTTGAACGTTATGCCTGTTTCGCAGTACATTTTGCAATGTGGCAAGGTCACTCCTCAAGAGATTCCTATGGTTTATGCTAGTCCTTCAGAAGTCTTTGTTGGATCTCATGCTGACCAACAAACCTATTGCCACCTTCTATGTGGCCTGAGGAATCTTGACCTTATAGATGGAATTGCAGCACCTTATTCCTTAGGATTGGTCAAAGCATTTACCCTTCTTGAGTCCAAGTGGGAACAACTATGTCATGATCTTGAACGTGGTTTCCCAAGTCATGAAATCTCAGATATTGCAATGAGGGAAGCTGTAACAGAAACACTTGGAGGGCCTCAACCTGAATTGTCAAACAGAATAAGGCAAATTTGTGAAGATAATGGCAatgattggagtggaattgcacaTACATTGTGGCGAAACGTTCGATATATAAAGTGTGTTAGCACTGgaatcatgaagcaatattatCCAAAGGTAAAGTATTATGCAGGAGAAGTACCTGTTGTAGGAGGGGATTACTTTGCTTCTGAGTGTAGTGTTGGTTTGAACTTAGACATAATGCAACCCCCTGAGACTACAAGATATGTGTTGTTTCCAAATACTGCTTACTTTGAGTTTCTTCCATTTAACATGAATGATGAAACCAATAACAATGTTGCTGACGAAATGTTTGATCTTAGCAGTGTAGAGGTTGGGAAGATGTATGAAATAGTTGTTACTACTTATGGCGGATTCTATCGCTATCGTTTAGGTGATGTAGTGCGAATTCTTGGCTTCTATAATTCTTCTCCAGAAGTGGAGTTTGTGATGAGAGCACCTAAAGCTGCTTCTGAGATTCTAACTGAGAGAGACTTGATTTCAGCAATTGATAACTTTCAACTTTCACTAAGAGGTGCCATGATGAGAATACAGATAGTTGAGTTTGCAAGTTTCTTAGACCAAGAATCAAGGCCGAAGCAGTTGAAGGTGTTCGTAGAAGTTCAAGAGGaatctgatttcatggaggataaacAAGAGGAATCAATTAGGACATTGAGAAGTTGTATTACCTCACTTGAAGGTAGCTTGGGAGCTTTGTACAAAGTGGAGAAGGTTAAAGGTCAACTTGGGAACTTAATGGTATTCATCCTAAGGCCTGGAGCATTTGATAAGTTATATGAAGTAGCCATTAGAAATGGAACACCAGCTAGTCAATATAAACCACCCAAGATTCTAAGGAATCATGAAATTGTTAGCGTCTTAGAAAAGTATAGTTTGTGTCATATTAGATGA